In Alteromonas naphthalenivorans, one DNA window encodes the following:
- the fghA gene encoding S-formylglutathione hydrolase gives MELISENRAFGGRHLRYTHDAKSTNCSMTFAIYLPPFASAEKPVPVLYWLSGLTCNDQNFMQKAGAMKLAAELGMAIVAPDTSPRGEGVPDNENGAYDFGLGAGFYVDATQTPWKAHYQMYSYVTEELPSDVEQHFPVTKERAISGHSMGGHGALVAGLRNPNRYVSVSAFSPVSNPSDCPWGQKALSQYLGDEQSAWDEYDAAKIIASKNHAIPLLVEQGNSDEFLSEQLKPLALVQAAQQSDTQLTLNMHEGYDHSYFFIASFIEDHLEFHAGHLGLI, from the coding sequence ATGGAGCTTATTAGTGAAAATCGTGCGTTTGGCGGTAGGCATTTACGCTACACTCACGATGCAAAGAGCACCAATTGCAGTATGACATTTGCAATCTACCTACCACCGTTTGCCTCCGCTGAGAAACCAGTACCAGTGTTATACTGGCTTTCAGGGCTTACCTGTAACGACCAAAACTTTATGCAAAAAGCGGGGGCGATGAAGTTAGCCGCAGAACTTGGAATGGCAATTGTTGCGCCAGATACCAGCCCGCGAGGTGAAGGTGTTCCTGATAACGAAAACGGCGCATATGATTTTGGGCTGGGAGCTGGCTTTTATGTTGATGCCACACAAACGCCATGGAAAGCGCATTATCAGATGTATAGCTATGTCACCGAAGAGTTGCCTAGCGATGTTGAACAACATTTCCCCGTGACAAAGGAGCGCGCAATTAGCGGTCACTCAATGGGTGGACATGGCGCACTTGTTGCTGGTTTACGTAATCCAAATCGCTATGTATCTGTTTCTGCGTTTAGTCCAGTGTCGAACCCTTCTGATTGCCCATGGGGCCAAAAAGCATTGAGTCAGTATTTAGGAGATGAGCAATCAGCATGGGATGAATATGATGCTGCAAAGATTATTGCTAGTAAGAACCACGCCATTCCATTATTGGTTGAGCAGGGTAATAGCGATGAGTTTCTGTCTGAGCAATTAAAACCACTGGCACTGGTGCAAGCCGCTCAGCAATCAGATACGCAATTAACGCTGAATATGCATGAAGGATACGATCATAGTTACTTCTTTATCGCGTCGTTTATTGAAGACCACTTAGAGTTTCACGCTGGGCATTTAGGCCTAATTTAA
- a CDS encoding bifunctional diguanylate cyclase/phosphodiesterase has translation MDIHLLNALGITDCAIFKSTTSLQCLTPDVSWLHKIISLNDDDKINPDAFSSIFLNDFMTDANDIWRNDSINTLSSGFWTEENKNQALRLEALAINSGKGEHFLVIKNVESQYEEKQKTLQAARELLLSHHEIVGQHEYIRQRLDKTLLKNKNYEKLVPPIKQAIYHLETGVVILDKNRETVLDNKSARLLLSCSRASNSSDRLEHLLEDVSVPDTFLPTLIEKRAAWQGELYWQPSENYEVWLQVTIHPVIQDSELTHWVYLLTDISHIRNKEESVLSATGMDSLTKIANRNFFNSYVQKLVQEDVKFALFIIDIREFKKINEKLGYHSGDEILKSFASRLQGFVGNSGFIARMGSNEFSIVKRTDTFSGVNTLDYAQDMKKKLVNTYTSLHGAESNLGINIGIAGYPQHGEQGNILLRHADIALQIAKFQGKNVILEYSEMLQRQHKSMSELESKLRTAIQNNQLALFLQPIVDLQTGKIVKCEALARWKTEDGSYIPPDVFIPLAERTELIFPLGEWLVEEACNAIDKLTEANLDIRLAINISGRQVTDLVLLHQIQSSLKRRAIDPRHLSIELTESVFIDSLDTVSVLLNELRAMGITISIDDFGTGFSSLVYLKKLPIDELKIDRSFVSDLEENTDDQAIIQAILGLAKNLNISIIAEGVETQEQQTFLVDNACTYAQGYYFDRPMSISDFVEKLR, from the coding sequence ATGGATATACATCTTCTTAATGCGCTAGGGATTACAGACTGCGCTATATTTAAGAGTACAACGAGCCTTCAATGTCTTACACCTGATGTATCGTGGCTTCATAAAATCATCTCTCTGAACGATGACGATAAGATTAATCCAGATGCATTCTCTTCCATTTTTCTAAACGATTTTATGACTGACGCCAATGATATTTGGCGAAATGACAGCATTAATACCCTATCTTCAGGTTTTTGGACTGAAGAAAACAAGAATCAAGCACTCCGTTTAGAAGCCCTCGCGATTAATAGCGGCAAAGGCGAACACTTCTTAGTGATAAAGAATGTAGAAAGCCAATACGAAGAAAAGCAAAAAACACTTCAAGCCGCCAGAGAGCTACTTTTAAGCCATCACGAAATTGTAGGTCAGCACGAATACATACGTCAGCGTCTAGATAAAACACTACTTAAAAACAAAAATTACGAAAAGTTAGTTCCCCCCATAAAACAAGCTATCTACCACTTAGAAACTGGCGTCGTTATTTTAGATAAAAACCGTGAAACTGTACTAGATAATAAGTCCGCTCGACTGCTCCTTTCCTGTAGCCGAGCAAGTAACAGTTCTGACAGGCTTGAACACCTGCTTGAAGATGTCAGCGTGCCAGACACCTTCCTTCCAACGCTCATTGAAAAGCGTGCAGCATGGCAAGGGGAGCTCTATTGGCAGCCCTCGGAAAATTATGAAGTATGGTTACAGGTAACCATTCACCCCGTTATTCAAGATAGTGAACTCACCCACTGGGTATATCTTCTCACCGATATCAGTCACATTCGAAATAAAGAAGAAAGCGTACTCTCTGCTACGGGCATGGACTCTTTGACCAAAATTGCAAACCGTAATTTTTTCAATAGCTATGTTCAGAAGTTGGTTCAAGAGGACGTTAAATTTGCTCTGTTTATTATAGATATACGAGAGTTTAAGAAGATTAACGAAAAGCTTGGTTATCATTCAGGGGATGAAATACTCAAGTCTTTTGCATCAAGATTGCAAGGTTTTGTTGGCAATAGTGGGTTTATCGCCAGAATGGGAAGCAACGAATTTTCCATAGTAAAACGCACCGATACCTTCAGTGGCGTCAACACTTTAGATTATGCGCAGGATATGAAGAAGAAGTTGGTGAACACCTATACTTCGCTGCATGGCGCTGAATCAAACCTTGGGATTAATATTGGCATCGCCGGTTATCCTCAACACGGAGAGCAAGGGAATATACTTTTGCGTCATGCAGATATCGCCCTCCAAATTGCGAAGTTTCAAGGTAAAAACGTTATTCTTGAATATAGTGAAATGCTGCAACGCCAACATAAGAGTATGTCTGAGTTGGAAAGCAAACTTCGCACTGCCATTCAAAACAATCAATTAGCGCTTTTCTTACAACCTATCGTTGATTTACAAACCGGTAAAATTGTTAAATGTGAAGCATTAGCGCGCTGGAAGACAGAAGACGGAAGCTACATCCCACCGGATGTTTTTATTCCACTTGCAGAACGTACAGAGCTAATATTCCCATTAGGTGAATGGTTGGTAGAAGAAGCGTGTAATGCTATTGATAAGCTTACAGAGGCTAATTTAGACATTCGCTTAGCGATTAATATCTCAGGCCGACAAGTCACCGATCTTGTCCTGCTTCATCAAATACAATCGTCTTTAAAGCGCCGAGCCATCGACCCAAGACATTTATCGATAGAACTCACCGAGAGTGTATTCATAGACAGTTTAGATACGGTGTCTGTGTTGCTGAACGAACTTAGAGCCATGGGCATTACTATATCAATTGATGACTTTGGAACGGGGTTTAGCTCTTTGGTTTACCTTAAAAAACTGCCTATTGATGAACTCAAAATAGACCGTTCGTTTGTGAGCGATTTAGAAGAAAATACTGACGATCAGGCTATTATTCAAGCTATCTTGGGCTTGGCCAAAAATTTAAATATTAGCATTATCGCTGAGGGTGTTGAGACGCAAGAGCAGCAGACGTTTTTGGTAGACAACGCCTGTACTTATGCCCAAGGTTATTACTTTGACAGACCTATGTCGATTAGTGACTTCGTAGAAAAACTGCGTTAG
- a CDS encoding Rab family GTPase, with amino-acid sequence MIQKKVCILGPTGVGKTSLVKQFVESIFSEKYKTTIGVKIDKKQVNKDGRGVQLLLWDLEGIDRYCGFNPRYLRGASAYIIVVDQTRSQSLLEGIEILEMAREHYPDIPAFFVVNKTDLPSSWHWSEEELDSYAKNFTSLTKTSAKTGENVEELFSTIAFW; translated from the coding sequence GTGATTCAAAAAAAGGTATGCATCTTAGGCCCTACCGGTGTTGGTAAAACGAGCCTTGTTAAACAGTTCGTCGAAAGTATTTTCTCTGAAAAATATAAAACGACAATCGGTGTTAAAATCGATAAAAAACAAGTTAACAAAGATGGCCGAGGTGTGCAGTTGCTACTGTGGGATCTTGAAGGTATTGATAGATATTGCGGGTTCAACCCACGCTATTTGCGAGGCGCAAGTGCCTATATCATCGTGGTCGATCAAACTCGCTCTCAGTCATTATTAGAAGGTATAGAAATCCTCGAGATGGCTAGGGAACACTACCCTGATATTCCGGCTTTCTTCGTGGTCAATAAAACCGACCTCCCTTCAAGCTGGCACTGGAGCGAAGAAGAGCTTGATTCCTATGCGAAGAATTTTACATCACTGACTAAAACCAGTGCGAAGACAGGCGAAAATGTTGAAGAACTCTTCAGTACAATTGCGTTTTGGTAG
- a CDS encoding OmpA family protein, whose protein sequence is MEDNGLSPESKDNSLDQIRALILGQDDKYVQEIVKRNAKEVVGGIVSEALHERESKDGSVNKVLVPLVEKSLHRSIEANSDKIVGTLYPLVGTLVRKAVSSFLVDFVERTNALIENSLSPKSVSWRFKAWQSGIRYSDYVASQVYQYQVQQLFVIHRETGTLLHTISSDPERSKDADLISSMLVAINDFVADAFQSQENEAENELGEIKTGDFTLLIKIGPQAILVAAVVGSVPPDIRSRLQQALEEFHQFYQVPLQEYQGDSAPFAGCETLLNDCLISAKKGEAKGKKKRLIGGVVIGIVLLLLAYLAFLRIDLSILQSTIRDLPPPAGIVLTDTAVKDGKVQVRVLRDPHMQSSLAWLESQEINTSKVIIHEEPFVSLQKNVVIGKVSSLLAATNNELTAIYDENDALFLSGSMTIDALRTFSRELRAIPGISQLKPNLSGIDIVDGVRANTEELDNAVINDLVARISSTHLPFAIAQENLDSEQLEVIEQLGQELFQLQLLAKQLNLSVAVFILGASDNSGSSARNLALSKLRANNVKEALLPMKVDPSILFPIGLGQLSLSEGSMGRTVFMNVLLSDSKTSEVNTQ, encoded by the coding sequence ATGGAAGACAACGGGCTTTCTCCTGAATCGAAGGATAATTCTCTTGATCAAATCAGAGCATTAATACTTGGCCAGGATGACAAATATGTTCAAGAAATAGTAAAACGCAATGCCAAAGAAGTGGTAGGCGGTATTGTTTCTGAAGCATTACACGAAAGGGAAAGCAAAGACGGCTCGGTGAATAAAGTGCTGGTGCCGCTGGTTGAAAAGTCACTGCATCGTTCAATTGAAGCAAACAGCGATAAAATCGTAGGCACGTTATACCCCCTTGTCGGCACCTTGGTTCGTAAAGCAGTATCGTCATTCTTAGTCGATTTCGTAGAAAGAACCAACGCACTTATCGAAAACAGCCTTAGCCCTAAAAGTGTTTCGTGGCGTTTTAAAGCGTGGCAATCTGGTATTAGATATTCTGATTACGTCGCATCTCAAGTCTATCAATACCAAGTTCAGCAGCTTTTTGTCATTCATCGAGAAACCGGTACGCTGCTGCATACTATTTCCTCTGATCCTGAGCGTAGTAAAGACGCTGATCTTATTTCATCAATGCTGGTTGCCATTAATGATTTTGTTGCTGATGCATTTCAGTCGCAAGAGAATGAAGCCGAAAACGAATTAGGTGAAATCAAAACCGGTGATTTCACACTGCTTATAAAAATAGGGCCGCAGGCCATTTTAGTTGCCGCAGTTGTTGGCAGTGTTCCGCCAGATATTAGAAGTCGATTGCAGCAAGCACTAGAAGAATTCCATCAGTTTTATCAGGTTCCATTGCAAGAGTATCAAGGCGACAGCGCGCCATTTGCGGGTTGTGAAACCTTACTGAACGACTGTTTAATTAGCGCAAAGAAAGGTGAAGCGAAAGGTAAGAAAAAAAGACTTATTGGTGGTGTTGTTATCGGCATCGTACTGCTGCTTTTAGCTTATCTTGCATTTTTACGAATAGATTTATCGATACTACAAAGCACGATAAGGGATTTACCTCCTCCAGCTGGTATAGTGCTTACTGACACAGCCGTAAAAGATGGCAAGGTGCAAGTGCGCGTACTACGCGATCCTCATATGCAATCATCCCTTGCGTGGTTAGAAAGCCAAGAAATCAACACCAGCAAAGTGATTATTCATGAAGAGCCCTTTGTGTCGCTACAAAAGAATGTCGTTATCGGCAAAGTATCGTCCTTACTCGCAGCAACAAATAACGAACTAACCGCCATTTATGATGAAAACGATGCATTATTTCTGAGCGGCTCAATGACAATTGATGCTTTACGTACATTCTCACGTGAACTTCGTGCAATACCTGGTATTTCTCAATTAAAACCTAATCTTTCTGGTATTGATATTGTTGATGGAGTACGTGCAAATACTGAAGAACTTGATAACGCGGTAATCAACGACCTTGTGGCGAGAATTTCTTCTACGCATTTACCGTTTGCAATTGCACAAGAGAACCTAGATTCTGAGCAATTAGAAGTAATAGAACAATTAGGTCAAGAGTTGTTCCAGTTGCAGCTACTCGCGAAGCAGCTTAATCTGTCAGTTGCGGTCTTTATTTTGGGTGCAAGTGATAATTCAGGTAGCTCTGCACGCAATCTTGCCTTAAGCAAATTAAGAGCTAACAACGTGAAAGAAGCGCTGCTACCCATGAAGGTTGACCCTAGCATTCTTTTTCCAATAGGGCTTGGCCAGTTATCTTTAAGTGAGGGTTCAATGGGACGAACTGTATTTATGAATGTTTTGCTATCTGACTCAAAAACATCAGAGGTAAATACACAGTGA
- the dusA gene encoding tRNA dihydrouridine(20/20a) synthase DusA, with product MLDWTDRHCRYFLRLLSKHSLLYTEMVTTGAIIYGKGDYLGFNEQEHPVALQLGGSNPEHMAKCAALAQERGYDEVNINVGCPSDRVKNGSFGACLMAQPEVVADNVKAMQAEVDIPVTVKCRIGIDDMDEYKDFARFIDIVATAGCDTFIVHARKAWLQGLSPKENRDIPPLNYPRVHMLKESHPELSISINGGIKSLADAQEQLKYVDGVMIGREVYANPYILSTVDAEIFGDNSVQPISRRDVVLKMQQYIEKCIARQDDPYFKPWHVARHMLGLYQGQAGGRIWRRYLSQNGTGKSPDPHLLMNALEAVESAQQEINDYNAQKAANNIS from the coding sequence ATGCTCGATTGGACCGATCGCCATTGCCGTTATTTTCTTCGGCTGCTCTCTAAGCATTCTTTGCTGTATACCGAAATGGTAACTACTGGCGCGATTATTTATGGTAAAGGTGATTATCTCGGCTTTAACGAGCAGGAACACCCTGTAGCCCTGCAACTTGGCGGTAGTAACCCAGAGCACATGGCTAAATGTGCCGCACTTGCGCAAGAGCGTGGGTACGATGAAGTGAATATTAACGTGGGTTGCCCTTCTGATAGAGTGAAAAACGGTAGCTTCGGCGCATGTTTAATGGCGCAACCTGAGGTGGTTGCAGATAATGTTAAAGCTATGCAGGCTGAAGTTGATATACCTGTTACAGTAAAATGCCGCATCGGTATTGACGACATGGATGAGTATAAAGATTTCGCTCGTTTTATTGATATCGTCGCTACCGCTGGGTGCGATACTTTTATTGTGCATGCAAGAAAAGCTTGGCTACAAGGATTAAGTCCGAAAGAGAATAGAGATATTCCTCCACTTAATTACCCTAGAGTACATATGCTAAAAGAATCTCATCCCGAGCTCTCAATTAGTATAAATGGGGGGATCAAATCGCTTGCTGATGCTCAAGAGCAGTTAAAATATGTAGATGGAGTAATGATCGGAAGGGAGGTTTATGCTAATCCTTATATTCTGTCTACCGTTGATGCCGAGATTTTTGGGGATAATTCAGTTCAACCCATTAGCCGCCGCGATGTCGTATTAAAGATGCAGCAATATATAGAGAAGTGTATCGCGCGCCAAGACGACCCTTATTTCAAGCCTTGGCACGTTGCTAGACATATGCTTGGCTTATATCAAGGTCAAGCGGGTGGCCGTATATGGCGTCGTTACCTAAGCCAAAATGGTACCGGAAAGTCTCCGGATCCTCATCTATTAATGAATGCGCTTGAAGCTGTCGAGTCAGCACAGCAAGAAATCAATGACTACAACGCGCAAAAAGCGGCAAATAATATTTCTTAA